From Streptomyces sp. TLI_105, the proteins below share one genomic window:
- a CDS encoding aldo/keto reductase: MTTTRENPSAAFLLGGDLPVARLGFGAMRLPAREIAGPANDPETSAAVLRRAVELGVNHIDTAWFYFHDGLSANGLIRRVLHPYPEDLVLAVKVGPVRHPDGRWGAPAGPRELVAGVHRTLRELGQDRLDLVYLRLHEDDEAVAERFGALAALREEGLIRHLGLSNTTTGQLASAQRIAPVAAVQNMYGLFHRRRPEVLDACTRQGIAFVPFFSLESLGRPEPAEPLARIAARNGASPEQVKLAWTLARSPVVLAIPGTSSVAHVEDNIAAAELLLDPEDLAALDAVSN; the protein is encoded by the coding sequence ATGACCACGACCCGTGAGAACCCGTCCGCCGCCTTCCTTCTCGGCGGAGACCTTCCCGTCGCCCGCCTGGGCTTCGGTGCCATGCGACTTCCGGCCCGGGAGATCGCCGGTCCCGCGAATGATCCGGAGACGTCGGCGGCCGTGCTGAGGCGGGCCGTCGAACTCGGGGTGAACCACATCGACACCGCCTGGTTCTACTTCCACGACGGGCTCTCGGCCAACGGCCTGATCCGTCGCGTCCTGCATCCCTATCCCGAGGACCTGGTCCTGGCGGTCAAGGTCGGCCCGGTCCGACACCCCGACGGCAGGTGGGGCGCCCCGGCCGGGCCCCGGGAACTCGTCGCCGGCGTCCACCGCACACTGCGGGAACTCGGCCAGGACCGCCTCGACCTCGTCTATCTGCGGCTCCACGAGGACGACGAAGCAGTTGCCGAACGATTCGGAGCGCTCGCCGCCCTCCGGGAGGAGGGGCTGATCCGGCACCTCGGCCTCAGCAACACGACCACCGGACAGCTCGCCAGTGCGCAGCGGATCGCCCCGGTGGCGGCGGTGCAGAACATGTACGGCCTCTTCCACCGCCGGCGCCCGGAAGTCCTCGACGCCTGCACCCGGCAGGGCATCGCGTTCGTGCCGTTCTTCTCTCTGGAAAGCCTGGGCCGCCCCGAGCCGGCCGAACCACTCGCCCGGATCGCCGCCCGGAACGGAGCCTCTCCCGAACAGGTCAAGCTGGCCTGGACGCTGGCCAGGTCACCGGTCGTCCTCGCGATTCCCGGCACTTCCTCGGTGGCCCACGTGGAGGACAACATCGCGGCGGCCGAACTACTTCTCGACCCGGAGGACCTTGCCGCCCTGGACGCCGTGTCGAACTGA